One genomic segment of Suricata suricatta isolate VVHF042 chromosome 16, meerkat_22Aug2017_6uvM2_HiC, whole genome shotgun sequence includes these proteins:
- the PSMD8 gene encoding 26S proteasome non-ATPase regulatory subunit 8: MKYSYGRSGLPVTLLNDSGGGALTDVLIKGRAPGAPPRERVNANRGVRRPAAVAPPPALGSTSRPHFRRARIFRRPCRKLGRKFAASRKMAAAAVNGAPGSSGSGPAAAAGAVLQVAAGMYEQLKGEWNRKSPNLSKCGEELGRLKLVLLELNFLPTTGTKLTKQQLILARDILEIGAQWSILRKDIPSFERYMAQLKCYYFDYKEQLPESAYMHQLLGLNLLFLLSQNRVAEFHTELERLPAKDIQTNVYIKHPVSLEQYLMEGSYNKVFLAKGNIPAESYTFFIDILLDTIRDEIAGCIEKAYEKILFTEATRILFFNTPKKMTDYAKKRGWVLGLNNYYSFASQQQKPEDTTIPSTELAKQVIEYARQLEMIV; the protein is encoded by the exons TTACGGCAGGAGCGGACTTCCGGTCACCCTCTTGAATGACAGCGGAGGCGGAGCTCTGACTGACGTGCTCATTAAGGGCCGGGCCCCAGGGGCACCACCCCGGGAGCGAGTGAACGCTAACCGCGGAGTGCGGAGGCCCGCAGCCGTAGCCCCGCCCCCGGCTTTGGGCTCCACCTCTCGGCCCCACTTCCGCCGAGCGAGAATCTTTCGGCGTCCCTGCCGTAAGTTGGGGAGGAAGTTTGCCGCATCACGGAAGATGGCGGCCGCGGCGGTGAACGGGGCGCCCGGCTCCTCGGGCTCAGGGCCTGCGGCGGCCGCGGGTGCGGTCCTGCAGGTCGCGGCCGGCATGTACGAGCAACTTAAAGGCGAGTGGAACCGCAAAAGCCCCAATCTTAGCAAGTGCGGTGAAGAGCTGGGCCGTCTCAAG CTAGTTCTGCTGGAGCTCAACTTCTTGCCAACCACGGGGACCAAACTGACCAAACAGCAGCTCATTCTGGCCC GTGACATTCTGGAGATTGGGGCCCAGTGGAGCATCCTGCGCAAGGACATCCCCTCCTTCGAACGCTACATGGCCCAGCTCAAATGCTACTACTTTGATTACAA GGAGCAGCTTCCCGAGTCAGCCTACATGCACCAGCTCCTGGGCCTCAACCTCCTCTTCCTGCTGTCCCAGAACCGGGTGGCTGAGTTCCACACAGAGTTGGAGAGGCTGCCCGCCAAGGACATCCAGACCAACGTGTACATCAAGCATCCTGTGTCCCTGGAGCAG TACCTGATGGAGGGCAGCTATAACAAGGTGTTCCTGGCCAAAGGCAACATCCCTGCCGAGAGCTACACTTTCTTCATTGACATCCTGCTGGACACTATCAG AGATGAGATTGCTGGGTGCATCGAGAAGGCCTATGAGAAAATCCTTTTCACCGAGGCCACCCGGATCCTCTTCTTCAACACACCCAAAAAGATGACGGACTACGCCAAGAAG CGAGGGTGGGTCCTGGGCCTCAACAACTACTACAGCTTTGCCAGCCAGCAGCAGAAGCCAGAAGATACCACCATCCCCTCCACGGAACTGGCCAAACAGGTCATCGAGTACGCCCGGCAGCTGGAGATGATcgtctga
- the GGN gene encoding gametogenetin has protein sequence MGNVQSEPSAGGGSRKEQASDRSSDSRRMSLVEPEVTPSSPAMRLARGLGVWFPGSSAPPGILAPPEPQASPSPLPLTLDLPSPVTPLSEEAAAAAVSTPPPPPVGTLLPAPSKWRKPMGTPMPRIRGLREASHRGQGDPPSLRPLPPPPRQLSGEVPNSVPRAPTPTPPLLAPRKPPPLPPSDRQPPNHRITSALATPATTPTESQVGCSSEGPTARGARRVAPRQAGEGETARPAVSESGLSLLCKVTFKSGPPLSPAAASSPLAAKASLGGGGGRGLFSAASGSISYAEVLKQGSLAPGTVRPSGELPRRNQEAEGGGDGEGCSGHPSAPVSHARALPPPPYITFPGSKPKFDWVSPPDGPERHFRFNGAGSSVGAPRRRAAVLSGPWGSPPPPPGKTHPAPGPRRPAPALLAPPMFIFPTPTNGEPVSPGPGDPKELPPQPPPTPPPTPPPVPPPAPQPPALQPTPRPAALPPTPAPVHLESALAPAPAPTLPFALAADQAQAPSPAPAPTITEPALPVPAPIKVRTRRNKGPRAARGATREDGAPGDGPRKRIAATMTDRGGGGGGGSGAPPAGTVNTGSAARHWPPFQVLNSCPCKCYCRHQPRQRRLPRNVSAWLSTPTNHLSEPPWVTTIKMAGSLVAGLEHCDLQSTYPN, from the exons ATGGGGAACGTGCAGTCGGAGCCGTCCGCGGGCGGGGGCTCCCGAAAAGAGCAGGCCTCGGACCGCTCCTCTGACTCCCGCCGTATGTCCCTGGTGGAGCCAGAGGTGACCCCCTCCTCCCCGGCCATGCGCCTGGCTCGCGGGCTGGGCGTCTGGTTCCCTGGCAGCTCCGCGCCGCCGGGAATCCTGGCACCCCCGGAGCCCCAGGCCTCACCCTCGCCCTTGCCCCTGACCTTAGACCTGCCCTCACCGGTGACACCCCTTTCGGAGGAGGCGGCTGCGGCCGCTGTCTCcacaccacccccgccccccgtgggGACCCTGCTGCCCGCACCGTCTAAGTGGCGAAAACCCATGGGCACTCCGATGCCCCGGATCCGCGGTCTGCGGGAGGCGAGCCACCGCGGCCAGGGCGATCCTCCGAGCCTTCgtccgctgccgccgccgcccaGGCAACTCAGTGGAGAGGTCCCCAACTCTGTCCCGAGGGCCCCAACCCCTACTCCGCCGCTCTTGGCGCCGCGGAAGCCGCCACCACTGCCACCTTCCGACCGGCAGCCCCCGAACCACAGAATCACTTCTGCTCTGGCCACACCCGCCACAACTCCCACCGAAAGCCAGGTCGGGTGCAGCAGCGAAGGCCCGACGGCCCGCGGAGCCCGTAGAGTGGCGCCTCGCCAAGCAGGCGAGGGCGAAACGGCCCGGCCGGCTGTCTCCGAGTCCGGCCTGAGCCTGCTGTGTAAAGTCACCTTCAAGTCGGGGCCCCCTTTGTCCCCAGCGGCAGCGTCGAGTCCCTTAGCTGCCAAAGCCTCGCTCGGGGGCGGCGGAGGCAGAGGACTCTTCTCCGCGGCCTCGGGTTCCATCTCTTACGCCGAAGTCCTGAAGCAGGGGTCCCTGGCTCCTGGGACGGTGAGACCCTCGGGAGAGCTCCCTCGGAGGAATCAGGAAGCTGAAGGCGGTGGAGACGGCGAGGGGTGTTCTGGACACCCCTCGGCGCCTGTGTCCCATGCCAGGGCCCTTCCGCCGCCACCCTACATCACCTTTCCAGGCTCGAAGCCCAAATTTGACTGGGTGAGCCCTCCCGATGGCCCTGAACGCCACTTCCGCTTCAACGGAGCCGGCAGCAGTGTCGGGGCGCCCCGACGGCGCGCGGCCGTGCTCTCAGGGCCCTGGGGCTCTCCACCGCCTCCGCCAGGAAAGACGCACCCAGCTCCCGGGCCCCGGAGGCCTGCACCAGCCCTGCTAGCGCCGCCTATGTTCATCTTCCCGACGCCCACCAATGGCGAGCCTGTGAGCCCCGGGCCGGGAGACCCAAAGGAGTTGCCGCCGCAGCCGCCGCCCACGCCACCCCCCACGCCTCCTCCAGTGCCACCGCCCGCACCGCAGCCTCCCGCGCTCCAGCCAACGCCGAGGCCCGcggccctccctcccaccccagccccagtgcACTTGGAGTCGGCCTTGGCTCCCGCCCCGGCTCCCACTCTGCCTTTCGCCTTGGCAGCCGACCAGGCCCAGGCCCCATCCCCGGCTCCAGCTCCCACCATAACAGAGCCAGCGCTGCCTGTGCCCGCGCCCATCAAGGTCCGCACGCGCAGGAACAAGGGTCCCCGCGCAGCCCGGGGTGCGACCCGCGAGGATGGAGCCCCCGGAGATGGCCCTCGCAAACGTATTGCAGCCACCATGACTGACAGAGGTGGTGGAGGGGGTGGTGGCAGCGGGGCTCCTCCAGCAGGGACAGTTAACACGGGCAGCGCCGCTCGCCACTGGCCGCCCTTCCAGGTGCTCAACTCTTGTCCCTGCAAGTGCTACTGCCGCCACCAGCCGCGTCAGCGCCGTCTACCACGCAACGTGTCTGCCTG GCTGAGCACGCCCACCAACCACCTGAGTGAGCCGCCCTGGGTTACGACCATCAAGATGGCTGGCTCCCTGGTCGCTGGGCTGGAGCACTGCGATTTGCAGTCCACCTATCCCAACTGA